Proteins encoded within one genomic window of Raphanus sativus cultivar WK10039 unplaced genomic scaffold, ASM80110v3 Scaffold0701, whole genome shotgun sequence:
- the LOC108807051 gene encoding uncharacterized protein LOC108807051 gives MASSALFKFHSQTFKSPNPSPPSSHHPKPRISHLHFPNLTSPHSRHLNKESATRTRFLAPLCSSLPSPSSPPVSKEEAILQAKTCLSSCLVKPLNNPKLASPKLKKLKQPRFRLEIPILDDDDGSPSSLTQLAFSIFSDMPISRRGSNVVVKLLFLWPDPSFIEPAVKAFRSDSTTNHIAMSPVSEPLKKALKSADVAVFMAPERSQLEDVRLSTEGFATKPVVMINPRWLFEEEKSFGDDDFVGSFDVIYAFTGLEVRGILSKRKGVIFKCVRDGVVSGERWNVLVEEEEGDGALKVVSQFKARPSMEEVELVLYNLMAMNSPITKSAKFLKDLVSNITGKK, from the coding sequence ATGGCTTCTTCTGCTCTCTTCAAGTTCCATTCACAGACCTTCAAATCTCCAAACCCCTCACCTCCTTCATCACATCATCCCAAGCCCAGAATCTCACATCTTCATTTCCCTAATCTAACCTCACCCCACTCACGACATCTCAACAAAGAATCCGCCACCAGAACTCGTTTCTTGGCTCCTCTCTGCTCCTCccttccttctccttcttctcctcccgTCTCCAAAGAAGAAGCCATCCTCCAAGCCAAGACTTGTCTCTCTTCTTGTCTCGTCAAACCCCTCAACAACCCCAAGCTCGCTTCCCCGAAGCTCAAGAAACTCAAACAGCCTCGGTTCCGCCTCGAGATCCCGATCCTCGACGACGACGACGGCTCGCCTTCCTCTCTCACTCAGCTCGCGTTTTCCATCTTCAGCGACATGCCCATCTCGAGAAGAGGCTCCAACGTCGTCGTCAAGCTCCTCTTCCTCTGGCCAGACCCTTCTTTCATCGAACCAGCAGTCAAAGCCTTCCGTTCCGACAGCACGACCAACCACATCGCCATGTCTCCCGTTTCGGAACCACTCAAAAAGGCTCTAAAATCTGCTGACGTGGCGGTTTTCATGGCGCCCGAGAGATCGCAGCTCGAAGACGTGAGGCTATCCACGGAAGGTTTCGCCACGAAGCCTGTGGTGATGATCAACCCGAGGTGGTTGTTCGAGGAAGAGAAGAGCTTCGGAGACGACGACTTCGTCGGTTCCTTCGACGTGATCTACGCGTTCACGGGTTTGGAAGTGAGGGGGATCTTGAGCAAGAGGAAAGGAGTGATCTTTAAGTGTGTGAGGGACGGTGTTGTGAGTGGGGAGAGATGGAATGTTCtcgttgaggaagaagaaggggaTGGGGCTTTGAAAGTGGTGTCTCAGTTCAAAGCTAGGCCGTCTATGGAGGAAGTTGAGCTTGTGCTGTATAACTTGATGGCTATGAACTCGCCCATCACCAAATCGGCTAAGTTTCTTAAGGATTTGGTTTCTAATATCACTGGGAAGAAGTAG
- the LOC108807307 gene encoding probable histone H2A.2 — MAGRGKTLGSGVAKKATSRSSKAGLQFPVGRIARFLKNGKYAERVGAGAPVYLAAVLEYLAAEVLELAGNAARDNKKTRIVPRHIQLAVRNDEELSKLLGDVTIANGGVMPNIHNLLLPKKAGGASKPSGDDDE, encoded by the exons ATGGCAGGCCGTGGAAAAACTCTCGGATCCGGAGTTGCCAAGAAGGCGACGTCTCGGAGCAGCAAAGCCGGTCTCCAGTTCCCCGTCGGTCGTATCGCAAGATTCTTGAAGAACGGCAAATACGCCGAGCGTGTCGGTGCCGGAGCTCCGGTCTACTTAGCCGCCGTTCTCGAATACCTCGCCGCAGAG GTTCTTGAATTGGCGGGAAACGCAGCGAGGGACAACAAGAAGACGAGGATCGTGCCGCGACACATTCAGTTGGCGGTGAGGAACGATGAGGAGCTGAGCAAGTTGCTTGGGGATGTGACGATTGCGAACGGAGGTGTGATGCCCAACATTCATAACCTTCTTCTTCCTAAGAAGGCCGGTGGTGCTTCCAAACCTTCCGGTGATGACGATGAGTAG
- the LOC130502831 gene encoding mRNA cap guanine-N7 methyltransferase 1-like: MKRGFAQSPSSSTPPPSSRFKSNPQGGGDTEYDEEESTKKFARKVADHYSRRTNQTLEEREASPIIHLKKLNNWIKSVLIQLYARPDDAVLDLACGKGGDLIKWDKARIGYYVGIDIAEGSIEDCRTRYNGDADHHQRRKKFSFPSRLLCGDCFEVQLDKILEEDAPFDICSCQFAMHYSWTTEARARRALANVSALLRPGGVFIGTMPDANVIIKKLRQAEGLEIGNSVYWIRFGEEYSQKKFKSSSPFGIEYVFHLEDAVDCPEWIVPFNVFKSLAEEYDLELVFVKNSHEFVHEYMKKPEFVELMRRLGALGDGNQDQSTLSADEWDAAYLYLSFVLRKRGGESDGAQRKGGRRKNGKMNLSKDDVLYIDN, translated from the exons ATGAAACGAGGATTCGCACAATCTCCGTCCAGCTCTACTCCTCCTCCTTCCTCCAGATTCAAATCCAACCCTCAAG GAGGTGGTGATACAGAGTATGATGAAGAGGAGAGCACAAAGAAGTTTGCGAGGAAAGTAGCTGATCATTACAGTCGAAGAACAAACCAAACTTTGGAAGAGAGAGAAGCTAGTCCCATCATTCATCTCAAGAAACTCAACAACTGG attaaaagTGTGTTGATCCAGCTTTATGCTCGTCCTGACGATGCTGTTCTAGACCTTGCCTGTGGGAAG GGTGGTGATTTGATCAAGTGGGATAAGGCAAGGATCGGTTACTATGTTGGAATCGATATAGCTGAAGGGTCG ATTGAAGATTGTCGAACGCGTTATAACGGTGACGCAGACCATCACCAACGTCGTAAGAAGTTCAGCTTTCCATCCCGCTTATTATGTGGGGACTGTTTTGAA GTACAACTAGACAAGATTCTTGAAGAGGATGCCCCTTTTGATATCTGCAGTTgccag TTTGCTATGCATTACTCATGGACTACTGAGGCACGTGCACGACGAGCTTTGGCTAATGTCTCAGCTCTTCTTCGTCCTGGAGGCGTCTTTATTGGAACAATGCCTGATGCCAATGTTATTATCAAAAAACTCCGACAAg CTGAAGGTTTGGAGATTGGTAATAGTGTATACTGGATTCGTTTTGGTGAAGAGTATTCTCAAAAG AAGTTCAAATCTAGCAGCCCCTTTGGTATTGAATACGTATTTCATCTTGAG GATGCTGTTGATTGCCCTGAATGGATTGTGCCCTTTAACGTCTTCAAGTCTTTAGCCGAagag TATGATCTAGAGTTGGTGTTTGTGAAGAACTCACACGAGTTTGTCCATGAGTATATGAAGAAACCAGAGTTTGTAGAACTCATGAGAAGGCTTGGTGCTTTGGGTGATGGTAACCAAGACCAGA GCACGTTATCAGCTGATGAATGGGACGCTGCTTATCTATACCTCTCTTTTGTCTTGAGGAAG AGGGGAGGAGAATCTGATGGAGCTCAAAGGAAAGGAGGGAGGAGGAAGAATGGGAAAATGAACTTATCCAAAGACGATGTTTTGTATATTGACAACTGA